A genomic window from Aethina tumida isolate Nest 87 chromosome 4, icAetTumi1.1, whole genome shotgun sequence includes:
- the LOC109596101 gene encoding chitin deacetylase 7-like has translation MAIIILAVSESMTKMKVIFVVALCLSVVWAFPSVKDAAEECNSDVCGDGCRCCSNQSPLELDKTPQLISLTWDEAVVENLFQSYWSDILMRENPDGEPIGATFFVPHEYTDYSRVNALYNFGYEIGVHSISKNYDQKYWREGSLDTLKSEFEGQKEIISKFANIPPEDIIGARTPQLQLNGNVSIQAYQSAELKYDSSWPTLPNQPLFPYTLDYLSTQQCTVTAKCPNEPFKGFWILPIVDLTTKDGGACNSLGECGQNGTKTEILSWLESEVSRVKKTKVPLTIRITSLWFEQVKDSFGAFLEFLNNLKEDKDIFLVSQKQVYEWIQNPVEISEFKTDTPIRTQACNKVTCRLEKTADEIRYMNSCVACPDVYPWLGNPEGKSK, from the exons atggcgataattattttagcagTTTCCGAGAGTATGACCAAAATGAAGGTTATATTTGTAGTTGCATTGTGTCTTTCGGTTGTTTGGGCTTTTCCGTCAGTAAAGGATGCCGCTGAAGAATGTAATTCTGATGTATGTGGCGACGGTTGTAGATGTTGTTCCAATCAAAGTCCACTAGAACTTGATAAAACACCACAA ttaatttctcTTACTTGGGATGAGGCTGTTGTCGAAAATTTGTTCCAAAGTTACTGGTCTGATATATTAATGCGAGAAAACCCTGATGGCGAGCCTATAGGAGCTACATTCTTTGTACCACATGAATATACAGATTACTCTAGAGTAAATGCTCTTTACAATTTTGGTTATGAAATTGGTGTACACTCTATTAg CAAAAATTACGATCAAAAATATTGGAGGGAAGGTTCACTTGATACACTTAAAAGTGAATTTGAAGggcaaaaagaaattatttctaaattcgCCAATATTCCACCAGAAGATATTATTg GTGCGAGAACTCCCCAGCTCCAATTAAATGGAAATGTATCAATTCAAGCATATCAATCAGCAGAACTCAAATACGACAGCTCATGGCCAACCCTTCCAAACCAACCATTATTTCCATAcacattagattatttatctaCTCAACAATGTACAGTAACTGCTAAATGTCCAAATGAACCTTTCAAAGGTTTTTGGATTTTGCCAATTGTAGATTTAACTACCAAAGACGGTGGTGCTTGTAATTCTCTTGGGGAATGTGGTCAAAa tGGAACAAAAACTGAAATCTTGAGTTGGTTGGAAAGTGAAGTAAGCAGAGTTAAAAAAACTAAGGTACCCTTGACTATTAGAATTACCAGTTTGTGGTTTGAACAAGTGAAAGATTCTTTTGGAGCATTCCTTGAATTCTTAAACAATCTTAAAGAAGACAAAGATATTTTCCTTGTGAGTCAAAAACAAGTTTACGAGTGGATTCAAAATCCAGTTGAAATAAGTGAATTTAAAACTGACACACCTATCAGAACTCAAGCTTGTAATAAAGTAACTTGCAGACTTGAAAAAACAGCAGATGAAATTAGGTACATGAATTCATGTGTAGCATGCCCTGATGTATACCCTTGGTTGGGAAATCCAGAAGGAAAGTCAAAATAA